In one window of Lynx canadensis isolate LIC74 chromosome B3, mLynCan4.pri.v2, whole genome shotgun sequence DNA:
- the CHMP4A gene encoding charged multivesicular body protein 4a isoform X1, with amino-acid sequence MRPHPPGSQAEVARSRGEKAGEARVVEMSGLGRLFGRGKKEKGPTPEEAIQKLKETEKILIKKQEFLEQKIQQELQMAKKHGTKNKRAALQALRRKKRFEQQLAQTDGTLSTLEFQREAIENATTNAEVLRTMELAAQGMKKAYQDMDIDKVDELMADITEQQEVAQQISDAISRPVGFDVDEDELLEELEKLEQEELARELLHVGDKEEEPPIKLPGVPSTHLPEEPAPKADEDEEALKQLAEWVS; translated from the exons ATGAGACCGCACCCTCCCGGGAGCCAGGCGGAAGTTGCAAGAAGCCGcggagagaaggcaggagaggcAAGGGTGGTGGAGATGAGTGGTCTCGGCAGACTCTTCGGGAGGG ggaagaaagagaaggggccaACCCCTGAAGAGGCAATACAGAaactgaaggagacagagaagataTTGATCAAGAAACAAGAGTTTCTGGAGCAGAAGATTCAACAGGAgctacaaatggccaagaagcatgGGACCAAGAATAAGAGAG CTGCCCTACAGGCTTTGCGGAGGAAGAAAAGATTCGAACAGCAGCTGGCACAAACCGATGGGACATTATCTACCCTGGAGTTTCAGCGTGAGGCCATTGAGAATGCCACCACCAATGCAGAAGTGCTTCGGACCATGGAGCTTGCTGCCCAAGGCATGAAGAAGGCCTACCAGGACAT GGACATTGACAAGGTGGATGAACTGATGGCCGACATTACAGAACAACAGGAGGTGGCCCAGCAGATCTCAGATGCCATTTCTCGGCCTGTGGGCTTTGATGTGGATGAG GATGAACTGTTGGAGGAGCTAGAGAAGCTGGAGCAGGAGGAATTGGCCCGGGAGTTGTTACATGTAGGCGACAAGGAGGAAGAACCCCCCATCAAACTGCCCGGTGTACCTTCCACACATCTACCTGAAGAGCCAG CTCCCAAAGCGGATGAAGATGAAGAAGCACTAAAGCAGTTGGCTGAGTGGGTGTCCTGA
- the CHMP4A gene encoding charged multivesicular body protein 4a isoform X2, translating into MLAKGGIRGKKEKGPTPEEAIQKLKETEKILIKKQEFLEQKIQQELQMAKKHGTKNKRAALQALRRKKRFEQQLAQTDGTLSTLEFQREAIENATTNAEVLRTMELAAQGMKKAYQDMDIDKVDELMADITEQQEVAQQISDAISRPVGFDVDEDELLEELEKLEQEELARELLHVGDKEEEPPIKLPGVPSTHLPEEPAPKADEDEEALKQLAEWVS; encoded by the exons ATGCTGGCCAAGGGGGGAATCCGAG ggaagaaagagaaggggccaACCCCTGAAGAGGCAATACAGAaactgaaggagacagagaagataTTGATCAAGAAACAAGAGTTTCTGGAGCAGAAGATTCAACAGGAgctacaaatggccaagaagcatgGGACCAAGAATAAGAGAG CTGCCCTACAGGCTTTGCGGAGGAAGAAAAGATTCGAACAGCAGCTGGCACAAACCGATGGGACATTATCTACCCTGGAGTTTCAGCGTGAGGCCATTGAGAATGCCACCACCAATGCAGAAGTGCTTCGGACCATGGAGCTTGCTGCCCAAGGCATGAAGAAGGCCTACCAGGACAT GGACATTGACAAGGTGGATGAACTGATGGCCGACATTACAGAACAACAGGAGGTGGCCCAGCAGATCTCAGATGCCATTTCTCGGCCTGTGGGCTTTGATGTGGATGAG GATGAACTGTTGGAGGAGCTAGAGAAGCTGGAGCAGGAGGAATTGGCCCGGGAGTTGTTACATGTAGGCGACAAGGAGGAAGAACCCCCCATCAAACTGCCCGGTGTACCTTCCACACATCTACCTGAAGAGCCAG CTCCCAAAGCGGATGAAGATGAAGAAGCACTAAAGCAGTTGGCTGAGTGGGTGTCCTGA
- the LOC115516296 gene encoding magnesium-dependent phosphatase 1 isoform X3 produces the protein MTRLPKLVVFDLDYTLWPFWVDTHVDPPFHKGSDGAVRDRRGQTVRLYPEVRDVLERLQGLEVPVAAASRTGEIEGANQLLELFDLDRYFVHREIYPGSKVTHFERLQQKTGVVFSQMIFFDDEKRNILDVSKLGTEWSYLHSCPEWNESSNPKSGTGDICKGPSWALRSSPVDEPHLKHKTEKKS, from the exons ATGACGCGGCTCCCAAAGCTGGTGGTTTTCGATCTGG ATTACACGCTCTGGCCGTTCTGGGTGGATACGCACGTAGACCCCCCGTTCCACAAGGGCAG CGACGGGGCCGTCCGGGATAGGCGGGGCCAGACAGTCCGACTGTATCCAGAGGTGCGTGACGTCCTGGAAAGGTTGCAGGGCCTTGAGGTACCCGTCGCGGCCGCTTCACG AACAGGGGAGATTGAAGGGGCCAACCAGCTACTGGAGCTCTTTGACCTTGACAGATACTTTGTTCATCGGGAAATCTACCCAGGCAGCAAGGTCACCCACTTTGAGAG GTTGCAGCAGAAGACAGGAGTTGTCTTCTCCCAGATGATCTTCTTTGATGACGAGAAGCGGAATATCCTAGACGTCAGCAAACTGGGTACAGAGTG GAGTTACCTGCATTCATGTCCAGAATGGAATGAATCTTCAAACCCTAAGTCAGGGACTGGAGACATTTGCAAAGGCCCAAGCTGGGCCCTGAGGTCCAGTCCTGTGGATGAGCCTCATTTgaaacataaaactgaaaagaaatcatGA
- the LOC115516296 gene encoding magnesium-dependent phosphatase 1 isoform X2 gives MTRLPKLVVFDLDYTLWPFWVDTHVDPPFHKGSDGAVRDRRGQTVRLYPEVRDVLERLQGLEVPVAAASRTGEIEGANQLLELFDLDRYFVHREIYPGSKVTHFERSYLHSCPEWNESSNPKSGTGDICKGPSWALRSSPVDEPHLKHKTEKKS, from the exons ATGACGCGGCTCCCAAAGCTGGTGGTTTTCGATCTGG ATTACACGCTCTGGCCGTTCTGGGTGGATACGCACGTAGACCCCCCGTTCCACAAGGGCAG CGACGGGGCCGTCCGGGATAGGCGGGGCCAGACAGTCCGACTGTATCCAGAGGTGCGTGACGTCCTGGAAAGGTTGCAGGGCCTTGAGGTACCCGTCGCGGCCGCTTCACG AACAGGGGAGATTGAAGGGGCCAACCAGCTACTGGAGCTCTTTGACCTTGACAGATACTTTGTTCATCGGGAAATCTACCCAGGCAGCAAGGTCACCCACTTTGAGAG GAGTTACCTGCATTCATGTCCAGAATGGAATGAATCTTCAAACCCTAAGTCAGGGACTGGAGACATTTGCAAAGGCCCAAGCTGGGCCCTGAGGTCCAGTCCTGTGGATGAGCCTCATTTgaaacataaaactgaaaagaaatcatGA
- the LOC115516296 gene encoding magnesium-dependent phosphatase 1 isoform X1, protein MTRLPKLVVFDLDYTLWPFWVDTHVDPPFHKGSDGAVRDRRGQTVRLYPEVRDVLERLQGLEVPVAAASRTGEIEGANQLLELFDLDRYFVHREIYPGSKVTHFERLQQKTGVVFSQMIFFDDEKRNILDVSKLGVTCIHVQNGMNLQTLSQGLETFAKAQAGP, encoded by the exons ATGACGCGGCTCCCAAAGCTGGTGGTTTTCGATCTGG ATTACACGCTCTGGCCGTTCTGGGTGGATACGCACGTAGACCCCCCGTTCCACAAGGGCAG CGACGGGGCCGTCCGGGATAGGCGGGGCCAGACAGTCCGACTGTATCCAGAGGTGCGTGACGTCCTGGAAAGGTTGCAGGGCCTTGAGGTACCCGTCGCGGCCGCTTCACG AACAGGGGAGATTGAAGGGGCCAACCAGCTACTGGAGCTCTTTGACCTTGACAGATACTTTGTTCATCGGGAAATCTACCCAGGCAGCAAGGTCACCCACTTTGAGAG GTTGCAGCAGAAGACAGGAGTTGTCTTCTCCCAGATGATCTTCTTTGATGACGAGAAGCGGAATATCCTAGACGTCAGCAAACTGG GAGTTACCTGCATTCATGTCCAGAATGGAATGAATCTTCAAACCCTAAGTCAGGGACTGGAGACATTTGCAAAGGCCCAAGCTGGGCCCTGA
- the NEDD8 gene encoding NEDD8 has translation MLIKVKTLTGKEIEIDIEPTDKVERIKERVEEKEGIPPQQQRLIYSGKQMNDEKTAADYKILGGSVLHLVLALRGGGGLRQ, from the exons ACGCTGACCGGAAAGGAGATTGAGATTGACATTGAACCCACAGACAAG GTGGAGCGAATCAAGGAGCgtgtggaggagaaagagggaattcCCCCACAGCAGCAGCGGCTCATCTACAGTGGAAAACAGAT GAATGATGAGAAGACAGCAGCTGATTACAAGATCCTAGGTGGTTCAGTCCTCCACCTGGTGTTGGCTCTGAGAGGAGGAGGTGGCCTTAGGCAGTGA